From Sporosarcina sp. Te-1, the proteins below share one genomic window:
- a CDS encoding acetaldehyde dehydrogenase (acetylating) produces the protein MGKIKAAIIGSGNIGTDLMYKLERSELIELTAVIGIDEDSAGLKRAKEKGYQVFSNGIDGLIGHPDIADIVFDATSAKAHVHHAKVLKELGKLAIDLTPAAVGPFFCPAVSFNSGDAILENVNMITCGGQATIPIVHAINQVADVSYGEIVATISSRSAGPGTRANIDEFTHTTRRGIEEVGGADRGKALIIMNPAEPPILMRDTIYCEVKNMNEEMIHTAIVDMVNKVNSYVPGYRLKQDPLFDGNRVTVFIEVEGAGDYFPSYAGNLDIMTAAAVRAAENFAQPLLSRNAERATL, from the coding sequence ATGGGGAAAATAAAAGCTGCTATCATCGGTTCAGGAAATATCGGTACTGATTTGATGTATAAACTTGAACGAAGCGAATTAATTGAGCTTACAGCAGTCATTGGAATTGACGAGGATTCAGCCGGGTTGAAACGTGCCAAGGAGAAGGGTTATCAGGTATTTTCAAATGGGATTGATGGATTGATCGGACACCCGGATATTGCGGATATCGTTTTTGATGCCACGTCTGCAAAGGCACATGTACATCACGCAAAAGTATTGAAAGAGCTTGGGAAATTGGCGATTGACTTAACGCCTGCTGCTGTGGGGCCTTTCTTCTGCCCGGCTGTCAGTTTTAATTCCGGAGACGCTATTTTGGAGAATGTTAATATGATCACTTGTGGCGGGCAGGCGACCATTCCAATCGTCCATGCAATTAATCAAGTGGCTGATGTTTCATACGGTGAAATCGTTGCGACCATTTCAAGCCGTAGCGCAGGACCTGGCACTAGAGCGAATATCGATGAGTTCACACATACGACACGGCGTGGAATCGAAGAAGTTGGTGGTGCCGATCGAGGAAAAGCGTTGATTATCATGAACCCTGCGGAACCTCCTATCCTGATGCGCGATACGATCTATTGTGAAGTGAAGAACATGAATGAAGAAATGATCCATACCGCCATCGTCGATATGGTAAATAAAGTGAACAGCTACGTACCTGGATATCGATTGAAACAGGATCCGCTATTCGACGGGAATCGGGTAACTGTCTTCATCGAAGTGGAAGGAGCAGGCGATTACTTTCCTAGTTATGCAGGGAATCTGGATATCATGACAGCCGCTGCTGTCCGGGCGGCGGAGAATTTCGCACAGCCGCTGCTTTCCCGCAATGCAGAAAGAGCTACATTATAG